The uncultured Fretibacterium sp. genome has a segment encoding these proteins:
- a CDS encoding RluA family pseudouridine synthase, translating into MTAERCADAGTPSGTQKSSPPEGGSFADGVRMRPAGVSGRELSDGEGGSPIEEVLCTGSDAGVRLDVLLARRLGLTRSFAQRLVREGRVSCGGLRPKPSLRVAEGTVCRIEMPPPENLEIEPEPVDFRVVHEDDALLVVDKPASLVVHPAPGHWCGTLVHGLMWLYPDMGPFNNVRRPGIVHRLDATTSGLMVVARRQDAMEALQAMFRDRSVEKEYLALVHGRPAPGEGTLSGPIGRDPANRLRMAVVEGGRPALTGYRVLSHREGLSLVLCTLHTGRTHQIRVHLAALGHPLVGDVLYGAPDEPGFGRVFLHSWRLAFAHPMTGARLEFRSPLPDELREYLSRRFL; encoded by the coding sequence GTGACGGCCGAACGCTGTGCCGATGCCGGAACGCCGTCCGGAACGCAGAAGAGCTCCCCTCCCGAGGGGGGCTCTTTTGCGGATGGAGTCAGGATGAGGCCCGCCGGGGTATCGGGACGGGAGCTTTCCGACGGAGAGGGCGGGAGCCCGATCGAGGAGGTCCTGTGCACGGGTTCCGACGCGGGAGTGCGGCTTGACGTCCTTCTGGCCCGTCGTCTGGGGCTCACCCGCTCCTTCGCCCAGAGGCTGGTGCGCGAGGGGCGCGTGTCCTGCGGCGGCCTCAGGCCGAAGCCCTCGCTGAGGGTTGCGGAGGGGACGGTCTGCCGCATCGAAATGCCGCCCCCCGAGAACCTCGAGATCGAGCCGGAGCCCGTGGACTTTCGGGTCGTCCACGAGGACGACGCCCTGCTGGTGGTGGACAAGCCCGCCAGCCTGGTGGTCCACCCCGCGCCCGGCCACTGGTGCGGTACGCTCGTCCACGGCCTGATGTGGCTCTATCCGGATATGGGGCCGTTCAACAACGTGCGGAGGCCGGGCATCGTGCATCGGCTGGACGCGACGACCTCCGGGCTCATGGTTGTTGCACGCCGGCAGGACGCGATGGAGGCGCTCCAGGCTATGTTCCGGGACCGCTCGGTGGAGAAGGAGTATCTGGCCCTGGTGCATGGGCGCCCCGCGCCCGGCGAGGGGACGCTTTCGGGCCCTATTGGCCGCGACCCCGCAAACCGCCTGCGGATGGCTGTGGTCGAGGGCGGTCGGCCGGCCCTCACGGGGTACCGCGTCCTGAGCCATCGTGAGGGGCTTTCCCTGGTGCTCTGTACGCTCCACACGGGCCGTACGCACCAGATCCGGGTGCACCTCGCGGCTCTGGGACATCCGCTGGTCGGCGACGTGCTCTACGGGGCTCCGGACGAGCCGGGGTTCGGGCGCGTCTTCCTGCACTCCTGGCGGCTGGCCTTCGCCCACCCCATGACCGGGGCACGGTTGGAGTTCCGCTCGCCGCTGCCCGACGAACTGCGGGAGTACCTGAGCCGAAGGTTCCTGTAG
- a CDS encoding membrane dipeptidase, producing MSAIVVDAHYDLLMDVSRLRRRGETRVIECFYLDDLRAAGVNVLVCSLFVASEYIPEMALREALRQIGNLHAEMRESPGLFALCRSAGEARRAVDEGKLALFLSFEGVDPLGSDPQLLSVFYELGVRLVGLTWSRRNAAADGCHFRPLEEGTAGGLTPFGVALLREADRLGMIVDVSHLNDVGFRDVLRFFKGPVIASHSNCRALCGVVRNLTDEQIAVLASRGGAIGLNNTVHFVYPGEDDRPGCPETVAPRLPPIPEGRPRYAGLLDHARHIVEVAGEDHVGLGLDLCEFALPEEERVHSVFPSYRHVAPFIEAVRREFSPRAADKLLGGNWMRVLEGLR from the coding sequence GTGTCCGCCATCGTCGTCGATGCCCATTACGACCTTCTGATGGACGTCTCCCGTCTTCGCAGAAGAGGGGAGACCCGCGTCATAGAGTGTTTCTATCTCGACGACCTGCGTGCCGCGGGGGTCAATGTGCTGGTCTGCTCGCTCTTCGTCGCAAGCGAATACATCCCCGAGATGGCGCTGCGCGAGGCTCTGAGACAGATTGGCAACCTTCATGCCGAGATGCGGGAGTCCCCGGGCCTCTTCGCGCTCTGCCGCTCGGCCGGGGAGGCGCGCCGCGCCGTGGACGAGGGAAAGCTCGCTCTCTTCCTGTCTTTCGAGGGGGTTGACCCCTTGGGCAGCGACCCTCAGCTTCTCTCCGTATTTTACGAGCTCGGCGTGCGCCTCGTGGGGCTTACCTGGAGCCGCCGGAACGCAGCGGCGGACGGCTGCCATTTCCGCCCCCTCGAGGAGGGAACGGCCGGTGGCCTGACGCCCTTCGGCGTCGCCCTTCTGAGGGAGGCCGACCGGCTGGGGATGATCGTGGACGTCAGCCATCTGAACGACGTCGGGTTCCGCGATGTCCTGCGCTTCTTCAAGGGACCCGTGATAGCCTCGCACTCCAACTGCCGCGCCCTTTGCGGCGTTGTCCGCAACCTGACGGACGAGCAGATCGCGGTCCTGGCCTCCCGGGGCGGCGCCATTGGGCTCAACAATACGGTCCATTTCGTCTACCCCGGTGAGGACGACAGACCGGGATGCCCCGAGACCGTGGCCCCGAGGCTCCCGCCCATTCCGGAGGGGAGGCCACGCTACGCGGGACTGCTCGATCATGCCCGGCATATCGTCGAGGTTGCTGGAGAGGATCATGTGGGGTTGGGCCTCGACCTCTGCGAATTCGCCCTCCCGGAGGAGGAGCGCGTCCACAGCGTGTTCCCCTCCTACAGGCACGTGGCGCCCTTCATCGAGGCGGTCCGCCGGGAGTTTTCGCCCCGGGCTGCGGACAAGCTGTTGGGGGGCAACTGGATGCGCGTCCTCGAAGGGCTGCGGTGA
- a CDS encoding TRAP transporter permease, with product MAKRIVNNAIDDIDVEEIKRRYDSESRFRSPSGWTGRMISVVAVMMSLFHLYTSAFGLLKEMWQRPIHLCFVLVLVFLLYPATSRSPKDRIPWYDCLWAAVGAFVTLYMVTQFYGPMLERAGMPNTLDLAVGLLGIVVVLEATRRVSNPVLPVIVIVFLAYCYFGRYAPSLFQHRGYNFYRIINHMYLGTEGVFGTPLAVSATFVFMFILFGSIVEQTGLGRYIIDLSMALAGWSAGGPAKVAVVSSGIMGTISGSSVANVCTTGMFTIPLMKSVGYQPHFAGAVEAVASTGGQIMPPVMGAAAFVMAQTVGISYVEVALAAVVPALLYYIAVIVQVHYEATRLGLKGLPRDRLPRLRTLLWERGHLLIPLVSIICLLVAGYTPLKSAFVGILLAVAVSYFRRDTWLTPSKLLAGLENGARSSLGVACACAAVGLITGTVTLTGLGLTLTNAIVTLAGGSLLLTLILTMVASIFLGMGLPTTANFIVTSTIAAPALIELGIPKLVANMFVLYFGIAADLTPPVALAAYAGAGIAHADAFRTGTTATKLALAGFLVPYIYVFNPMLVLVNFELLPFTLAVTTALIGVFLLGMSTIGFFRAPICLILRILALAGALGLMIPGWKSDLAGFLVLALLWVVQSRKGRSASRAFSV from the coding sequence TTGGCAAAACGGATAGTGAACAACGCCATCGATGATATCGATGTGGAGGAGATTAAGAGGCGGTACGACAGCGAGTCCCGTTTCCGTTCCCCGTCAGGCTGGACGGGGAGGATGATCTCCGTCGTCGCGGTGATGATGTCCCTGTTCCATCTTTATACGTCGGCCTTCGGCCTGCTCAAGGAGATGTGGCAGCGGCCCATTCACCTTTGTTTTGTCCTCGTCCTGGTCTTCCTTCTGTATCCCGCGACATCCCGAAGCCCGAAGGACCGCATTCCCTGGTACGATTGCCTCTGGGCGGCAGTAGGGGCCTTCGTGACGCTTTACATGGTCACTCAGTTCTACGGTCCCATGCTCGAGCGGGCTGGAATGCCGAACACCCTGGACCTGGCCGTCGGACTCCTGGGCATCGTCGTCGTCCTGGAGGCGACGCGGAGGGTCTCCAACCCCGTTCTGCCCGTCATCGTGATCGTCTTCCTCGCCTACTGCTACTTTGGACGATACGCCCCGTCCCTGTTCCAGCACCGCGGGTACAACTTCTACCGCATCATCAACCATATGTATCTGGGGACCGAAGGGGTGTTCGGGACGCCCCTCGCCGTCTCCGCAACGTTCGTCTTCATGTTCATCCTGTTCGGATCCATTGTGGAGCAGACGGGGCTCGGCAGGTACATCATCGACCTGTCCATGGCACTGGCCGGCTGGTCGGCCGGCGGCCCGGCCAAGGTCGCCGTCGTCAGCTCGGGGATCATGGGGACGATCTCGGGCTCCTCGGTCGCCAACGTCTGCACCACCGGGATGTTCACCATCCCCCTGATGAAGAGCGTGGGGTATCAGCCTCATTTCGCCGGGGCCGTGGAGGCCGTCGCCTCGACCGGTGGGCAGATCATGCCGCCCGTCATGGGGGCGGCAGCCTTCGTCATGGCCCAGACCGTGGGGATATCCTACGTCGAGGTGGCGCTGGCTGCGGTCGTCCCCGCACTTCTCTATTACATCGCGGTCATCGTCCAGGTGCATTACGAGGCCACGCGCCTGGGGCTCAAGGGTCTGCCTCGGGACCGATTGCCGCGCCTGCGGACACTCCTTTGGGAACGCGGACACCTGCTGATCCCCTTGGTGAGCATCATCTGCCTCCTGGTTGCAGGGTACACCCCTTTGAAATCGGCTTTCGTGGGAATTCTCCTGGCCGTTGCCGTTTCCTATTTCAGACGCGACACATGGCTGACTCCGTCCAAGCTTTTGGCTGGGCTGGAAAATGGAGCGCGAAGCTCCCTGGGAGTGGCCTGCGCCTGCGCGGCGGTGGGGCTGATCACCGGGACGGTGACCCTGACGGGATTGGGGCTGACTCTGACTAACGCCATCGTCACCCTGGCGGGTGGCAGCCTGCTGCTGACCCTGATCCTCACCATGGTCGCCTCGATCTTCCTGGGCATGGGGCTTCCGACGACGGCCAACTTCATCGTGACAAGCACCATAGCGGCGCCGGCACTGATAGAATTGGGGATCCCGAAGTTGGTGGCCAATATGTTCGTGCTCTACTTCGGCATTGCAGCGGACCTCACGCCGCCCGTCGCGCTGGCGGCCTATGCGGGGGCGGGTATCGCCCACGCGGATGCCTTCAGGACGGGGACGACGGCTACGAAGCTGGCCCTGGCGGGCTTCTTGGTCCCCTATATCTACGTGTTCAACCCCATGCTCGTGCTGGTGAACTTCGAGCTCCTGCCCTTCACCCTCGCCGTGACCACCGCGCTAATAGGCGTCTTCCTGCTGGGGATGTCGACAATAGGGTTCTTCAGGGCGCCGATCTGTTTGATCTTGCGCATCCTCGCCCTGGCCGGGGCCCTGGGGCTGATGATCCCAGGATGGAAATCGGACCTGGCGGGGTTCCTCGTGCTCGCTTTGCTCTGGGTGGTCCAGTCGCGGAAGGGGAGGAGTGCGTCCAGGGCTTTTTCGGTGTGA
- a CDS encoding peptidylprolyl isomerase — protein sequence MVLLLPGRARAEARPAAVFETNMGTFKVELFTDLAPKTAQNFIDLAKKGFYDGVIFHRVIDGFMIQGGDPKGTGTGGPGYTIPDEFGPGLKHDGPGVLSMANAGPNTGGSQFFITLVPTPWLDGKHAIFGRVVSGMDVVEAIGKVKTGPQDRPVEDVVMNSVRIEEGAEAK from the coding sequence ATGGTCCTGCTGCTGCCGGGGAGGGCCCGGGCCGAGGCTCGTCCCGCCGCGGTGTTCGAGACCAATATGGGGACCTTCAAGGTCGAGCTCTTCACCGACCTCGCGCCCAAGACGGCGCAGAACTTCATCGACCTGGCAAAAAAGGGATTCTACGACGGCGTGATCTTCCACCGGGTGATTGACGGCTTCATGATCCAGGGTGGGGACCCGAAGGGTACGGGGACGGGCGGCCCCGGCTACACGATCCCCGACGAATTCGGACCCGGGCTGAAGCATGACGGGCCGGGAGTGCTCTCCATGGCCAACGCCGGCCCGAACACGGGCGGGTCGCAGTTCTTCATCACCCTGGTCCCCACCCCCTGGCTGGATGGGAAGCACGCCATCTTCGGCCGGGTGGTATCCGGAATGGACGTGGTCGAGGCCATCGGAAAGGTCAAGACGGGGCCTCAGGACAGACCGGTGGAGGATGTGGTCATGAACTCGGTGAGGATCGAGGAGGGCGCCGAGGCGAAGTAG
- a CDS encoding DUF1850 domain-containing protein gives MRSRWALGGIFVLWCGALVLALDALTPRVSLCDDGGRALCSFPLYPGESFETEYIHSVQLCPVVDRYYADGRRLWLWEERTQSTNAGLPTEAPPRGRFVHDPPWYRYIGGGRAFESIVLRVGDARFGRNTLTLPSGEVLPLFELYPGRRLILRVQ, from the coding sequence GTGAGGTCTCGCTGGGCGCTTGGGGGGATTTTTGTCCTGTGGTGCGGCGCGCTCGTCCTGGCCCTGGATGCGCTGACGCCGCGGGTCTCGCTTTGCGACGATGGGGGCAGGGCGCTTTGCTCCTTCCCTCTTTATCCCGGCGAGTCCTTCGAGACGGAGTACATTCACTCCGTGCAGCTGTGCCCGGTGGTCGACCGTTATTATGCGGACGGGCGAAGGCTGTGGCTTTGGGAGGAGCGTACTCAGTCCACCAACGCCGGTCTCCCCACGGAGGCCCCCCCGCGAGGGCGCTTCGTGCACGATCCGCCCTGGTACCGTTACATCGGGGGCGGGCGGGCCTTCGAGTCCATCGTCCTGAGGGTGGGGGACGCGCGTTTTGGACGAAATACCCTGACCCTGCCCTCCGGCGAAGTCTTGCCGCTTTTCGAGCTTTACCCGGGGCGCCGCCTGATTCTGCGCGTGCAGTGA
- the ileS gene encoding isoleucine--tRNA ligase, translating to MCKDCKDYKDTLNLPVTNFPMRANLAKREPGFLEFWQEHDTYHKAVEARKGADERFVLHDGPPYANGNIHIGTAFNKILKDFIPKYKTMTGRYAPYVPGWDTHGLPIELRVLKDEKLSKESVDPLELRRKCTATALHYLDVQREEFKRLGVFGEWDKPYITLDPGFETLELRAFADMVEKGLVYRGLKPVYWCIDCQTALATGEIEYWDESSPSIYVAYPMPRAAERFPQLAGRDVSVVIWTTTPWTLAASMAVALHPQYEYGFYDCGGKVYLLAVGLKDAVFAATGAAGLKGGEPLLTVRGADLENLLAVHPFYDDRDVPLVLADYVMLDSGTGCVHTAPGHGVEDYETGVRYGIDIYNPVDDAGVYEKGTPFFEGMPIEEGGKRAIEMIAERGRLLGSGTIMHSYPHCWRCKKPVIFRATDQWFIAVSKFKDRALDVIEKDVRWIPDWGRDRIYNMVRDRSDWCISRQRVWGVPVPALKCRDCGAHSLTPDRVRSFADKVVESPDGSSIWWSRTVEELFGDRAVCDACGSRNVEKDGNILDVWFDSGVTHLAVLNERFGLSWPTEMYLEGSDQHRGWFQSSLLTAVAVKDQAPYRNVLTHGFILDGEGRKMSKSLGNVVLPQEVVDEYGADILRLWVASTDYRNDVRISQTIMKSLSETYRRIRNTARFLLGNLHGFDPRKDALPYEKLLSMDRWILDRLHRVIGRTREAFEEYEFHVPTNAIHSLCVNELSAFYLDVSKDRLYVEGADSLERRSARTAMWEVLSALTRMLAPILSFTAEEIWQEMRTLDASLPESVFLADFPAADPSRIDEGLNDLWQDALLLRGAVSRMLEGLRAVKTIGTSLEAAVQVKRNSAMERVAGAFSEQELADLVIVSRFEWTDALDLGTPIRDEVTGLEMAAGFTPGVKCPRCWKYTEDAAGDGLCPRCAAVLKVGN from the coding sequence ATGTGTAAGGATTGCAAGGACTACAAGGACACGTTGAATCTCCCCGTCACGAACTTCCCCATGAGGGCCAACCTGGCGAAGCGGGAGCCCGGTTTTCTGGAGTTCTGGCAGGAGCACGACACGTACCATAAGGCCGTGGAGGCCAGGAAGGGTGCGGACGAGCGCTTCGTCCTTCACGACGGGCCGCCCTACGCCAACGGAAACATCCACATCGGGACCGCCTTCAACAAGATCCTGAAGGACTTCATCCCCAAGTACAAGACGATGACGGGCCGGTACGCGCCCTATGTTCCGGGGTGGGATACGCATGGTCTGCCCATCGAGCTGAGGGTGCTGAAGGACGAGAAGCTCTCGAAGGAATCCGTGGACCCCCTGGAGCTGCGCAGAAAATGCACGGCTACCGCGCTGCACTATCTGGACGTCCAACGCGAGGAGTTCAAGCGACTGGGGGTGTTCGGCGAGTGGGACAAGCCCTACATCACCCTGGACCCCGGCTTCGAGACCCTGGAGCTTCGCGCCTTTGCCGACATGGTGGAGAAGGGGCTGGTGTATCGCGGGCTGAAGCCCGTCTACTGGTGCATCGACTGCCAGACGGCCCTGGCGACGGGGGAGATCGAGTATTGGGATGAATCCTCACCCTCAATCTATGTCGCCTATCCCATGCCGAGGGCTGCGGAGAGGTTCCCTCAGCTCGCGGGGCGGGACGTCAGCGTCGTCATCTGGACGACCACGCCCTGGACCCTGGCCGCCAGCATGGCGGTGGCGCTGCATCCGCAGTACGAGTACGGCTTCTACGACTGCGGCGGCAAGGTGTACCTCCTTGCCGTCGGCCTGAAGGATGCCGTGTTTGCGGCGACCGGGGCGGCCGGATTGAAGGGCGGCGAACCGCTGCTCACGGTCCGGGGCGCGGACCTGGAGAACCTGCTGGCCGTCCATCCCTTCTACGACGACCGGGACGTACCGTTGGTCCTGGCGGATTACGTGATGCTGGACTCCGGCACGGGGTGCGTCCACACGGCTCCGGGGCACGGCGTCGAGGACTACGAGACGGGGGTACGCTACGGCATCGACATCTACAACCCGGTGGACGACGCGGGCGTCTATGAAAAGGGCACCCCTTTCTTCGAGGGCATGCCCATCGAGGAGGGCGGGAAGCGAGCCATCGAGATGATCGCCGAGCGCGGGCGCCTTCTGGGGAGCGGGACGATCATGCACAGCTATCCGCACTGCTGGCGCTGCAAGAAGCCGGTGATCTTCCGCGCGACCGACCAGTGGTTCATCGCCGTCTCCAAGTTCAAGGACAGGGCTCTCGACGTCATCGAGAAGGATGTCCGCTGGATTCCCGACTGGGGACGAGACCGTATCTACAACATGGTGCGCGACCGGTCCGACTGGTGCATCAGCCGGCAGAGGGTCTGGGGAGTGCCCGTCCCCGCGCTCAAATGCCGGGACTGCGGGGCGCACAGCCTGACGCCCGACCGAGTGCGCAGCTTTGCGGATAAAGTTGTGGAGAGCCCCGATGGGTCGTCGATCTGGTGGAGCCGGACGGTGGAGGAGCTCTTCGGAGACCGCGCCGTGTGCGACGCCTGCGGCTCCCGCAACGTGGAGAAGGACGGCAACATCCTGGACGTGTGGTTCGACTCCGGGGTGACGCACCTGGCCGTCCTGAACGAACGTTTCGGCCTGAGCTGGCCCACGGAGATGTACCTGGAGGGCAGCGATCAGCACCGCGGCTGGTTCCAGTCCTCGCTCCTGACCGCCGTGGCGGTGAAGGACCAGGCTCCGTACCGGAACGTGCTGACCCATGGCTTCATCTTGGACGGCGAGGGGCGCAAGATGTCCAAGTCCCTGGGCAACGTGGTGCTGCCCCAGGAGGTCGTGGACGAGTACGGGGCGGACATCCTGCGTCTGTGGGTGGCCTCCACCGACTACCGGAACGACGTCCGCATCTCTCAGACCATCATGAAGTCCCTGTCGGAGACGTACCGGCGCATCCGCAACACCGCACGCTTCCTGCTGGGCAACCTGCACGGGTTCGACCCTCGGAAGGACGCGCTTCCCTATGAGAAGCTCCTTTCGATGGACCGCTGGATCCTCGACCGCCTGCACCGGGTCATTGGGAGGACGCGCGAGGCCTTCGAGGAGTACGAGTTCCACGTGCCGACCAACGCCATCCACTCGCTGTGCGTCAACGAGCTGAGCGCGTTCTATCTGGACGTGAGCAAGGACCGGCTCTACGTGGAGGGCGCGGACTCCCTGGAGCGGCGGAGCGCCCGGACTGCGATGTGGGAGGTGCTCTCGGCCTTGACGCGGATGCTGGCCCCGATCCTGAGCTTCACGGCCGAGGAGATCTGGCAGGAGATGCGGACTCTCGACGCCTCGCTGCCCGAGAGCGTGTTCCTGGCGGACTTCCCAGCCGCTGATCCCTCCCGGATCGACGAGGGGCTGAACGATCTGTGGCAGGACGCGCTGCTGCTCCGCGGGGCCGTGAGCCGGATGCTGGAGGGGCTGCGCGCCGTGAAGACCATCGGCACCTCCCTGGAGGCGGCCGTCCAGGTCAAGCGCAACTCCGCCATGGAGCGCGTGGCAGGCGCCTTCTCGGAGCAGGAGCTGGCGGACCTCGTCATCGTCTCCCGGTTCGAGTGGACGGACGCGCTCGACCTCGGGACCCCGATCCGGGACGAGGTGACGGGCCTCGAGATGGCCGCGGGCTTCACACCCGGCGTCAAGTGCCCGCGGTGTTGGAAGTACACGGAGGACGCGGCCGGGGACGGCCTGTGTCCGCGATGTGCCGCGGTTCTGAAGGTTGGAAACTGA
- a CDS encoding RNA-guided endonuclease TnpB family protein gives MKGYSLRLFPTRSQEDKLWQSAGVARWVWNWGLSLNQDLYAKEKKVLAEYDLKKEFTKVRNSGEFPWLKDVSRQVANNALIDLGQAYKNFYRGLKKGQKAGLPRFKSKVKSTPSFCLNSDRVYDDGKGALQLEKIGHVRFKSDLNLSGVRLWNTRVRFSNGKWILTFSLENEDRKPKLSDCNMGIDVGVKSLAVVSCGGRKRRFKNINRSHKVRRLEKQQEHKQRALSRKTKGSKSRKKALMAVRRIYGRLKNIRHDYTHKVTTSIVQMLPRVIVLEDLNVQGMMKNTHLAKKIAEQNFYKFRAFIEYKAKEHGVAVKLADRFYPSSKTCSCCGHVLKGLKLSDRVYRCPECGLELDRDFNAARSLEKLAV, from the coding sequence ATGAAAGGATACTCCTTACGTCTATTCCCAACAAGGTCACAAGAAGATAAGCTGTGGCAAAGTGCTGGGGTTGCACGCTGGGTTTGGAATTGGGGTTTGAGCCTCAACCAGGACTTGTATGCTAAGGAGAAGAAGGTCCTTGCAGAGTATGACCTTAAGAAAGAGTTTACGAAAGTACGTAACTCTGGGGAGTTTCCCTGGTTGAAGGATGTATCGAGGCAGGTTGCCAATAATGCTTTGATAGACCTTGGACAGGCATACAAGAACTTTTACAGGGGCTTGAAGAAGGGACAGAAGGCTGGACTTCCCAGGTTTAAGAGCAAAGTTAAGAGTACTCCATCATTCTGCTTAAACTCTGACAGAGTATATGATGATGGAAAAGGCGCTCTACAGCTTGAGAAGATAGGACACGTCCGGTTCAAGTCAGACCTCAATCTTTCTGGTGTTCGTTTGTGGAATACAAGAGTCAGGTTTTCCAATGGGAAGTGGATACTGACCTTTTCTCTGGAGAACGAAGACAGAAAACCTAAACTCAGTGATTGCAATATGGGGATAGATGTTGGCGTTAAATCGCTGGCCGTAGTGAGTTGTGGTGGGAGAAAGAGGCGGTTTAAGAACATCAACCGCTCTCATAAAGTCCGCCGGTTGGAAAAACAACAAGAGCACAAACAAAGAGCGCTTTCCAGGAAAACTAAAGGTTCCAAGAGTAGGAAGAAGGCTCTTATGGCTGTGCGACGTATCTATGGCAGGCTTAAGAACATCAGGCATGATTACACTCACAAGGTGACAACCTCAATCGTTCAGATGCTTCCAAGAGTCATTGTACTGGAGGACCTGAATGTGCAGGGGATGATGAAGAACACGCACCTTGCAAAGAAGATAGCTGAACAGAACTTTTACAAGTTTAGAGCGTTCATTGAGTACAAAGCTAAAGAACATGGTGTAGCTGTAAAGCTGGCTGACCGGTTCTACCCATCCAGCAAGACATGTTCTTGTTGCGGGCATGTTCTCAAGGGACTAAAGCTATCAGACAGAGTGTAT